catcttttgttgttgctGCTGGCCAAAATTTCCTGCTCaaagaagtgggtttcaagctagattaacaagggtgttgaggttataaagtctagctaaAATAGGGGTGTtgttggaggatcaaaagcttgaagttctacacttttgttcatcatcctactactattttggacagcccttaaacttagtttaaagaGGTATTGAaactctatcttttcttgttaatttgtaagcttatgttcacaacttgatccaattgggatttaactttaaattggtttaaagattaacaagttaattggtaattacacgcttccggttTTATGATtcataaaaggttttaagatatatgaacttgttaaatcccaacaaaaaaaattcaaaataacAATGATTTTTTTTTCCAGATCTTATTCttgcgtcatgaggtaatcaacaaagttgactttcaaaatcataaaggttttgacttttaccaattcaccacaaagctaaatctaaagaaaatcacgtgacaattaagatggtgtaaaagtggctcggataccactgttgaaaaatcgtgtgtacttttaccaatttcagattaacgcagcggatagttaaaataataatcttttattatttcataaaaacatttacaagattatatattcatatatttaatgaaacatgcacatgattaatttatcccaatgatccaattacaccataataattgtcatgaatataaaacaaaagaggagttaacgatataactttcttggagaaattgatgagaaggagagaaacttacgatcagaagtacgaccgtctctttggatagtacacactacacttcaaacgaccgtcaatggatgctagtccaaactcaaataTCGTATTAATATAATCTAATTATATTAATACAGTAATCGATAATACTCTGTATGTTGAGATTTATCAAAGGAAAGCAAAacaaatatgttttttttttctctcttctctcttactgatctcataacccaacgatcatatatatatgaatatatgatatactCTGTTTGTTTGGTAGCTAAAAGCAAATCAAAAAATATAttgttttcgatttctttgtctgtaatatcatatttcgtttgatttgattttaaaaagtcgtatttctcaaatactttaggggtatgttatgtaacttataattaataatttctatcatatcactttcatgtgaatagtaaattaattaatttcattttatttactattcatatgaatagtaaatgaattaatttcgatttactattttgttacttgagtaatatacatACATCAGAAGTATCCCTGTTAATTCTATCCATGATGTTGGCTTCTTTGTTCGATTCAAGGTTGTAGAGCCTGATGTATTTTTCTTTTAAGCTGCACGACCCAATCCAAATTATGTTCCAAAAGCTTGTTGGGTTACCATTTCCAATGTCTTTTATGAGGGAACTCGAGGATTGGATCCCCATATCATCGATTAGTTTGCCCATTTTGATTATTTCATTTCATGTCGAGCCACCTGATGTGTACCTACAGGAATTCGAAACAGGACAGCCACCATCTATCCCAAATTTGCTAGTTATGATTCTAGTCCAATAAGTATTTGGTTTGTTTTTAAAGCGCCACCACCATTTGCAAAGTAGTGAGCAAAAAGTGAACCAATATTAAGACCACCCTTTTTATATGGCAATAAAATCGGATCCCATTTTACCCAACAAAGTTTCTTGTCAACCTCATGCCCGCCCCAGAAAAAATTGCGTCCAAAAATTCAAGTATTTTTATGATCTATGTGGGTGCCTGAAATAGCGAAAAGTAATATAACGGGATAATAGATAAAACCGATTTCACCATGGAAAGACGTTCACCGAAGGAAACTGTTTTGGCTTTCCAGTCTCATAGTCGTTTTTTGATCTTTTCAATTATTCCATGCTGCTACTTTGTTCATCTTGACACCGATAGACATTCCTAAGTAATTAAAAGGAATGGTCCCTGTCGCACAATTTAGTCGATTAGCCAATCGTCTACTTCTTCTTTGATGACCCCTAAACTGTATATGTTACTTTTTTTGAAATTGACTTTTAATCACGATAATTACTCAAAGCACTTTAGTAGCTTAGCAATGTTAGATGCGTTACGTTTGCTCCATTCTCCCAAAAAAATAGTATTATTTACGTATTGAAAATGTGATACCACGATCTTATCTTGTCCGACCTCGACACCTTTGATGAAGCCACTAGAAATAGCTCTCTTAGTTGTGATGTTAAGACCTTCAGCTGCAATAATAAATAAGAATGGAGAAACTGGGTCCACTTGATGGACGCCTCTTTCAGATGAAAATTCTATGGTGGGTGATCCTTTAATTAGAACTGAAATAGATGCCGAAGATAAATACGC
This window of the Rutidosis leptorrhynchoides isolate AG116_Rl617_1_P2 chromosome 7, CSIRO_AGI_Rlap_v1, whole genome shotgun sequence genome carries:
- the LOC139859935 gene encoding uncharacterized protein; translation: MESLGFGSKWIRWMKAYLSSASISVLIKGSPTIEFSSERGVHQVDPVSPFLFIIAAEGLNITTKRAISSGFIKGVEVGQDKIVFRGHQRRSRRLANRLNCATGTIPFNYLGMSIGVKMNKVAAWNN